Proteins from a single region of Starkeya sp. ORNL1:
- a CDS encoding dioxygenase, whose protein sequence is MTVERTRLILEDLEQTLLQFMRKHKITHDEYRRATDILISTVKAGEESLLYDVFFEAEATDIGNIGTQGSIEAIEGPFYLPDAPRLERPYVLPQRSEEVGDVLFFRGRVTSTDGRPLAGAELDMWQADAEGLYSNIHPGLPAWNLRGRFHTAADGTFEVRTIVPPPYEIPKNGPTGVVLDILGRLFFRPAHLHVKVRHPQYGDLTSQLYFDGGEYLNSDVASAVRDDLVAQLIRCDNPKDLASRGLHKPYFEVRYDFVLVPQQAENLRRTA, encoded by the coding sequence ATGACCGTCGAACGCACAAGGCTCATCCTCGAGGATCTTGAGCAAACCCTCCTGCAATTCATGCGCAAGCATAAGATCACCCACGATGAATATCGCCGCGCGACCGACATCCTCATAAGCACCGTCAAGGCCGGCGAGGAATCGCTGCTTTACGATGTCTTCTTCGAAGCGGAAGCGACGGATATCGGCAATATCGGCACGCAAGGCAGCATCGAAGCCATCGAAGGTCCGTTCTATCTGCCGGACGCTCCCAGGCTGGAACGGCCCTATGTCCTGCCGCAGCGTTCCGAGGAAGTCGGAGACGTATTGTTTTTTCGTGGCCGTGTCACCTCGACCGATGGCCGGCCGCTGGCTGGCGCCGAACTGGACATGTGGCAGGCGGACGCCGAGGGCCTCTACTCGAACATCCATCCCGGCCTGCCCGCATGGAATCTGCGCGGCCGCTTCCATACCGCGGCCGACGGCACCTTCGAGGTGCGCACGATCGTTCCGCCGCCTTATGAAATCCCGAAGAACGGTCCGACCGGAGTGGTGCTCGATATACTCGGCCGGCTTTTCTTTCGCCCGGCGCACCTGCATGTGAAGGTCAGGCATCCGCAATATGGCGACTTGACCTCCCAGCTCTATTTCGACGGCGGTGAATACCTCAATAGCGACGTCGCGAGCGCCGTGCGTGACGACCTCGTCGCGCAACTGATCCGCTGCGACAATCCGAAGGATCTGGCGTCCCGTGGGCTGCACAAGCCCTATTTCGAGGTCCGCTACGACTTCGTTCTCGTGCCACAACAGGCCGAGAACCTTCGCAGAACGGCATGA
- a CDS encoding flavin reductase family protein: MTALQIPDPSSCFRQAMRRLAATVCVVTCADEDSWHGMTATAVTSVCTQPPAVLVCVNTATAFHARLSASGTFCINLLKSSHVQVSQGFAGDLKGIERFERGNWRLARRLPYLVDAQANLFCKTASVVHFGTHGIFIGCIEHVRLAEDTAPLVYQDGHYVTTSQLAGS, from the coding sequence ATGACTGCTTTGCAAATCCCGGATCCGTCGTCCTGCTTTCGGCAAGCCATGCGGCGCCTGGCCGCCACGGTCTGCGTCGTGACCTGTGCCGACGAGGACAGCTGGCATGGCATGACGGCGACGGCCGTCACGTCAGTCTGCACGCAGCCACCGGCCGTGCTGGTCTGCGTCAACACCGCCACGGCGTTCCACGCACGGCTGTCCGCCTCGGGGACTTTCTGCATCAATCTGTTGAAGTCCTCTCACGTGCAGGTCTCGCAGGGCTTCGCCGGCGACCTCAAAGGCATTGAACGGTTCGAGCGGGGCAATTGGCGGCTCGCGCGCCGCTTGCCTTATCTCGTCGATGCCCAGGCCAATCTGTTCTGCAAGACGGCGTCAGTGGTGCACTTCGGAACCCACGGCATCTTCATCGGCTGCATCGAGCACGTGCGGTTGGCAGAGGACACGGCCCCTCTCGTCTATCAGGACGGCCACTACGTGACGACCTCGCAACTGGCGGGCAGCTGA
- a CDS encoding class I adenylate-forming enzyme family protein yields MTPLGVLQHRADSDPDGVAFIAGNHKWSYRQLATQAARLAGGLVARGIQKGDRIALHMPNRPELAVALYACFRTGAIAVPVNIRLKTAELAPLLQRLQPALYIGDADLYSQMEPIDSSILRQDCRFMVGSTGRDTHLQPWTSLLRDAAPDAPSISDARSPAVLLATAGTTGAPKFVVHTDATLAAAADLWKHLGLEEGQTAALFCPMVHASGLFTFLACIRFGAPMVLLERFDADRVLDAIELHRCNWLLGLPYMFAALLECQRARPRNVETLQFCLSAGDVCPSRLQQEFTLVSGVPLRSVWGATEAPGSLAYGLEPGPVSRISPVTQVRLVDHAGTSVPPGEVGELVVRGPNVSTGYWAGPGLIEDMPERGWYHTGDLMRQDDKGDLWFVSRKKDLIVSGGSNISPVEVERVLLAHPAVADAAVVGIPDDVLGQRVTGFVQLREDAPRQILNDVLDRLRAELADYKVPERLHVVPSIPRNALGKTDRKALAAMIVCQGPNRTPKPRTAPRR; encoded by the coding sequence ATGACACCCCTGGGAGTATTGCAACATCGCGCCGACAGCGACCCCGATGGGGTGGCTTTCATCGCAGGCAATCACAAATGGAGCTACCGACAATTGGCGACGCAGGCCGCGCGCCTTGCGGGTGGGCTGGTCGCGCGCGGCATTCAAAAGGGCGATCGCATCGCCCTGCATATGCCGAACCGGCCCGAGCTGGCTGTTGCGCTCTATGCCTGCTTCCGCACCGGGGCTATCGCCGTCCCTGTGAACATCAGATTGAAAACGGCGGAGCTGGCGCCGCTTCTGCAGCGACTACAGCCGGCGCTCTATATCGGTGACGCCGATCTCTACAGCCAGATGGAGCCGATCGATTCCTCAATCCTCCGGCAAGATTGCCGCTTCATGGTCGGCAGCACCGGCCGCGACACTCACCTGCAGCCATGGACCAGCTTGCTGAGGGATGCCGCTCCCGACGCGCCATCTATATCGGATGCCCGTTCGCCGGCCGTGCTGCTTGCAACGGCCGGAACAACAGGCGCGCCAAAATTCGTCGTCCACACGGATGCAACGCTGGCCGCGGCGGCCGATCTCTGGAAGCACCTGGGACTTGAAGAGGGTCAAACGGCGGCTCTCTTCTGTCCCATGGTACATGCGAGTGGGCTGTTTACTTTCCTGGCGTGCATCCGGTTTGGCGCACCCATGGTTCTGCTTGAACGCTTCGATGCAGATCGTGTTCTCGATGCGATCGAGCTTCACCGATGCAACTGGCTGCTCGGCCTGCCATACATGTTCGCCGCCCTGCTGGAATGTCAGCGGGCTCGGCCACGGAACGTCGAAACGCTGCAATTCTGCCTGTCCGCTGGAGATGTCTGTCCATCGCGACTTCAGCAAGAGTTCACGCTGGTGTCCGGCGTCCCGCTTCGCTCCGTCTGGGGCGCGACCGAGGCACCGGGCTCCCTCGCCTACGGCCTGGAGCCTGGACCGGTCAGCCGCATTTCGCCGGTCACGCAGGTGCGCCTTGTCGATCACGCCGGCACGTCGGTGCCGCCGGGCGAGGTCGGCGAGCTGGTTGTTCGTGGGCCCAATGTCAGCACCGGTTACTGGGCCGGCCCCGGCCTGATCGAAGATATGCCGGAGCGCGGCTGGTACCACACGGGCGATCTCATGCGTCAGGACGACAAGGGTGATCTGTGGTTCGTGTCCCGCAAGAAGGACCTCATCGTCTCCGGCGGATCAAACATTTCTCCCGTGGAGGTCGAGCGTGTCCTGCTCGCCCATCCCGCTGTCGCGGATGCGGCCGTCGTCGGGATACCCGACGACGTGCTCGGGCAACGCGTGACCGGCTTTGTCCAGTTGCGGGAGGACGCGCCGCGGCAGATCCTGAATGACGTGCTCGACCGGCTCAGGGCAGAGCTGGCGGACTACAAGGTGCCGGAGCGCCTGCACGTGGTGCCCTCAATTCCGCGTAACGCTCTGGGCAAGACCGATCGCAAGGCACTGGCAGCCATGATTGTTTGCCAAGGCCCCAATCGAACGCCGAAGCCTCGAACGGCACCGCGTCGCTAG
- a CDS encoding 4-hydroxyphenylacetate 3-hydroxylase N-terminal domain-containing protein, whose translation MTKTAADPLSTTARPLTGDEYIESIRDGREVYLYGDRVADVTTHPAFRNSVRMTARLYDALHDPRTRDVLTCPTDTGNGGYTMRFFRAARSAKDLVGDRNAIAAWARLTYGWMGRSPDYKASFLGTLGANADFYAPFQDNARRWYRVSQEKVLYWNHAIIHPPVDRNRPPDEVADVYVHVEEERDNGLIISGAKVIATGSAITHMNFIAHYGIMLKKREYALICTIPTGAPGMKLICRPSYAMTSAVMGSPFDYPLSSRLDENDTIFILDRVLVPWENVFVYGDIEKASTFFPRSGFLPRLTFQGCTRLAVKLDFLAGLLLKAVDITGTKEFRGVQSRLGEVFAWRNMMWALTDSMAHNPDPWVGDTVLPNTNAGLAYRWFMTVGYPRVKEIIEQDLGSALIYLNSHAADFKNPNVRPYLDKYLRGSNGYDAVNRVKVMKLIWDAIGSEFGGRHELYERNYGGNHESIRTEILAAQDAMGLTEAYRQFADQCLAEYDLDGWTVPDLVNPDDVNMIGKFNPQPQRGR comes from the coding sequence ATGACAAAGACAGCTGCGGATCCGCTCTCCACAACGGCGCGCCCCCTGACCGGGGATGAGTATATCGAGAGTATCCGCGACGGACGGGAAGTCTATCTCTACGGCGATCGTGTTGCGGATGTGACCACGCACCCCGCCTTCCGCAACTCGGTACGGATGACGGCGCGGCTTTACGATGCATTGCACGACCCCAGGACCCGTGACGTCCTGACCTGTCCAACCGATACCGGCAATGGCGGCTATACGATGCGCTTCTTCCGGGCCGCCCGCTCGGCAAAGGACCTGGTCGGCGACCGCAACGCAATCGCCGCCTGGGCCCGGCTTACCTATGGCTGGATGGGGCGCAGCCCCGACTACAAGGCGTCCTTCCTGGGAACGCTCGGCGCCAATGCCGATTTCTACGCGCCCTTTCAGGACAATGCCCGTCGCTGGTATCGCGTGTCGCAGGAAAAGGTCCTGTACTGGAATCACGCGATCATCCATCCGCCCGTTGACCGCAATCGCCCTCCGGATGAGGTCGCCGACGTCTATGTCCATGTCGAGGAAGAACGGGACAACGGCCTGATCATCAGCGGAGCGAAGGTTATCGCTACCGGCTCGGCGATTACTCATATGAACTTCATCGCCCATTACGGGATCATGCTCAAGAAGCGGGAATACGCACTTATCTGCACGATCCCGACGGGCGCGCCAGGGATGAAGCTCATCTGCCGCCCGTCCTATGCGATGACGTCCGCCGTCATGGGCAGCCCGTTCGACTATCCTCTGTCGAGCCGGCTGGATGAAAACGACACCATCTTCATCCTCGACCGTGTCCTGGTCCCCTGGGAGAACGTGTTCGTCTATGGCGATATCGAGAAGGCCAGCACCTTCTTCCCGCGATCAGGCTTCCTGCCGCGTCTCACCTTCCAGGGCTGCACGCGGCTTGCGGTAAAGCTCGATTTTCTCGCCGGATTACTTCTCAAGGCCGTGGACATCACCGGTACCAAGGAATTCCGGGGTGTCCAGAGCCGGCTGGGGGAAGTGTTCGCCTGGCGCAACATGATGTGGGCGCTGACGGATTCGATGGCCCACAATCCGGACCCGTGGGTCGGCGATACGGTCCTTCCCAATACGAACGCTGGTCTTGCCTATCGATGGTTCATGACGGTCGGGTATCCGCGGGTCAAGGAGATCATCGAGCAGGATCTCGGCAGCGCGCTCATCTACTTGAACTCCCACGCCGCGGACTTCAAGAACCCCAACGTCCGCCCCTACCTCGACAAGTATCTTCGAGGCTCCAACGGCTACGACGCGGTCAATCGGGTCAAAGTAATGAAACTGATTTGGGATGCCATCGGCTCCGAATTCGGCGGTCGCCACGAGCTCTATGAGCGCAACTATGGCGGCAATCACGAGTCCATCCGCACCGAGATCCTTGCCGCGCAGGACGCCATGGGCCTCACCGAAGCCTATCGCCAGTTCGCGGACCAATGTCTCGCCGAGTACGACCTCGATGGCTGGACTGTTCCCGATCTCGTCAATCCCGACGACGTCAACATGATCGGGAAGTTCAACCCACAGCCTCAACGCGGCAGATGA